The region CACGCTGATCACCGCAATGCCGCGCGCCGCGAGCTTGCGTCCGGTGATGGCCGAGAGCTTGCGCCCGCCGGAGACCCAGCCGCCGCCGTGCATATAAAAGAGAAACGGCAACGGCGCGCCGTTTCCGGGAGGGTTGCGCGGAAGGTAAACATCCACGCCCTGTTTGCCGCTCTTCCAGCCGTATCGATTGTCGGCGATCACGCGGACCCGGTCGTCGCCGGGCAGCAGGCCCAGCCGGTGGAAGTGGGGGATGCCGAGCTCACCCAGCCACGTGGCGAAGCGAAGCGCCATCAGATAGATGCGGTGCAACCAATGAATCGTGTTTTTCATGGGCCCGGGGCCTCCTGCCTCAGCGAAACGGGTTGTCCACTCTAGCGCACCGGGTCAAACCGGCCCATTCCCGAAATGCGCGCGGACAATATCGTCAAAGATCGGACTTTATTGTCGGGCATGTTGGCCCAATTTATCTCATAGCACGCGATGAGCCCTACTCGATGAATCAGGGAAACAGTAACTACCTGAAATTAAAAGATAAACTAGATCGAATTCAATAACTCATTTTCATGTCAATGGAACGATTGTTGCTGAAAACACAATACACACTGTCGCACCTGGAATCGGGCACCCTGATGCGAAGCGTCACAGAGGCAGAACATGAACCAGCATCGCGCACTGATTGTCGAAGACTCCGAGCCCATGGTTCGATTGATCGCCGGACTGCTCAAGACCATCCGGGGGCTACAGGTAGAGTTTGCCCATGACGGGATTGATGCACTCAAGCGTCTCAAACAATCCCGCTTCGATTTGATTCTCACCGATCTGGAAATGCCGATCCTCAGCGGCATGCAGTTTATCGCCAAGCTCCGCAACGACCCGGCATACCGAAATGTCTCCGTAGTCGTTGTGAGTGCCGAGGGGAGCGATCGCCAGCAGAGCGCGGCCCGCAGTGCCGGCGCGACCGAGTTTTTGCAGAAACCGCTCCAGGGCGGAAAACTGATCGAAGTCGTCAGGCGCGTGCTGGAAATGGATGCCGACGCCGCAACTGCGCCAGCGACTACCCCCGGGCGCGCGCCCATTCCACGAATCTTCAAGGACACGGCAATCTCGCGGCCATCTGCGCCGACCGCTCATGCAGATACGCGCACGAAGATCCTTGTCTGCGATGACGACCCCACTCTGCAGCGTCTGATGAGTTCGTTCGTGGCAAAGTCGCTGCGCGCGGAAGTGAAGAGCGCCAAAGACGGCTTCGACGCGCTGGAACTGCTCGACGAGTATGAGCCCGATCTGCTGATCCTGGACATGATGATGCCGCGAGTGAGCGGTGCGCAGGTACTCGATGAACTCGCGCGCCGCCGCGAGCGCGGACTCGCAACGCCTCGCGTGCTCGTCTATTCAGCCATGGACCTTCGCCGGGATGTGCTGCGCAAGGGCGCCCACGGCTTCCTGCAGAAGCCGGGCAACATCGAACAAATTCGGGAAGCGATTCTGGGCGCTCTTGCCGCGGAAGCCCACGCCCCCAACACGGCATTTGCCATCGGACTTCGCTAGGGACGATCGCAGCCCGGCGCGCGCCGGCATGCTTTTTCCAGCTTCCGTTGCAGGGAATCCGGCGAGTAAGGTTTCTGGACAAGTAATCCATCCTCGCCAAGCTCCCTGAGCAAATCGGCATCGGGGTAACCGGTGGCGATCACGACAGGCAGTTCGGGATTGAGACCCTGCAGCCGTTCTTTCAGCGCACGACCGTTCATGTCCGGCATGTTGAGATCAAGCACAGCGCAGTCAATTTCTGCGCGTTCGCGCTCATAAATTCGGATTGCTTCTTCTCCCGAGAGCGCCTCGAAAACCCGATGCCCAATCCTCTGCAATAACTGGCTGGCCACTTCCAGCACTTCCCGCTCGTCATCCACCAGCAGCACCGTCCACCGCCCCGGGATTCCGCATTCCTTGCAGGAATCGGCCGTCACCGGCACCGCATCAGAGAGCGGGAAGTACAACCGAAAAGAGGTTCCTTCTCCGGGAACGCTCTCCACATCCAGGGCGCCGCCGTGGGCCCGAACGATTCCAAGCAGTGCCGAGAGTCCGAGCCCCCGACCGCCATTTTTCGTTGTGAAGAAGGGCTCGAAAATTCTCGCACGCGTGGCTTCGTCCATTCCGATTCCATCGTCGCGCACTTCGAGAATTACGTAGTTTCCCGGGCCCAGTGAGAATTCCGGCGAGTTGATCGCAGGCGACCGGGGCTCCAGAACAACCGTCTGCGTTCGCAACGCCACTCGGCCGCCTTTGTCGCCGATTGCTTCGATCGCATTCTGCAGAAGGTTCACCAGAACCTGGTTGAGCTGGCCGGCATCGGCCCTGATCGCGGGCATTGCCGCATCGAGTTGCAGTTCCAGCGCGACGGTTACAGGGGTCGTCGCCTCCATCACGCGAACAAAATCTTCTGCCACTTTGTTGACGGAAAGCGGCACCAGATCGGGCCGGGTCTTTCCGGTGTAGTAAAGAAGTTGAGCGATCAGGTCTGCGGCACGCGAGGCGGCAAGTTCGATCTTTTCGATGCTCTCGTAGACGCGCACCGGGTCTGAAATCGAGTCCATCGCCATGCGCGCATAAGCCAGGATCGGCGTCAGAAGATTGTTGAAGTCGTGGGCAATGCCTCCCGTGATCAGGCCCAGGCTCTCCATTCGGCGCGCTTCTTCGAGCTGGTCCTCGGCCTCGCGCAGGGCTTCCTCGGCCCGCCGGCGCGGCGTGAGATCGCGCACCAGTGCGAGTGCACCCTCGAAGTTGCCGTTTTCATCGAAGAGAGGATCGGTCTGCAGCTCCGAGATCAGCTCCGTTCCATCCTTGCGAATAAACCGGAACTCGTGAATCTCGCTGATGCCCTCGCGCCGCCGCTCCATGTTGCTGGAGGCGGTCTGTTTCCCGGATTCTTCATCCGTGAAATCATACATGCTGCTCTCGAGCATCTCTTGCAGACTCACCGCCAGCATTTGCGCCATCTGTTCATTGGCGAAGGTGGTCTTTCCCCTGGCGTCGATGGCCCAGACCCCGTCGCTCGTGGAATTGACGATCTGTTCGTAGCGGCTTTCGCTGTGGCGAAGCGCACGCGCGAGATCTCCATGGTTGGCCAGAAGCCGCGCGATCAGGTAGGCGAACACCACCATCAGCACAAGAATCAGGGTACGCACCCAGATCTCATACCAGGAAGGCGAGAGCATCGATCTCAAAAACGTTTCATTTTCGTTGAGAGAAGAATCGATAAAGGAATCGATCGACCAGATCACCACCCAGGCGACGGCTGCGTAAAGCAACAGTCGCCCCCAAAGCCGCTTCCTGATGTCGTCACCCATGATGGCACCCACGGTTATCCGACTGAACCAGGCCTCAAGAGGCCTGGCGCCCTGCGTTCCCCATTGCCCGAAAATCCAACTCTACTTTATATCTGCAATCCCTCGAAGGGGACAGTTCGGCCGGTTTCGCGAAAAAGTGACTGAACCCCTCTGGAAACGCTATTCTGTGCCCACTTTGAGAGAGTTCCTTGCACAGCGAATCGAACGCCGCATGGCGCCCACCGAGGTCGCCGTGGCGGCGCTGTACGCCTTGCCCTATCTGGGCATCG is a window of Chrysiogenia bacterium DNA encoding:
- a CDS encoding response regulator — translated: MNQHRALIVEDSEPMVRLIAGLLKTIRGLQVEFAHDGIDALKRLKQSRFDLILTDLEMPILSGMQFIAKLRNDPAYRNVSVVVVSAEGSDRQQSAARSAGATEFLQKPLQGGKLIEVVRRVLEMDADAATAPATTPGRAPIPRIFKDTAISRPSAPTAHADTRTKILVCDDDPTLQRLMSSFVAKSLRAEVKSAKDGFDALELLDEYEPDLLILDMMMPRVSGAQVLDELARRRERGLATPRVLVYSAMDLRRDVLRKGAHGFLQKPGNIEQIREAILGALAAEAHAPNTAFAIGLR
- a CDS encoding PAS domain S-box protein; protein product: MGDDIRKRLWGRLLLYAAVAWVVIWSIDSFIDSSLNENETFLRSMLSPSWYEIWVRTLILVLMVVFAYLIARLLANHGDLARALRHSESRYEQIVNSTSDGVWAIDARGKTTFANEQMAQMLAVSLQEMLESSMYDFTDEESGKQTASSNMERRREGISEIHEFRFIRKDGTELISELQTDPLFDENGNFEGALALVRDLTPRRRAEEALREAEDQLEEARRMESLGLITGGIAHDFNNLLTPILAYARMAMDSISDPVRVYESIEKIELAASRAADLIAQLLYYTGKTRPDLVPLSVNKVAEDFVRVMEATTPVTVALELQLDAAMPAIRADAGQLNQVLVNLLQNAIEAIGDKGGRVALRTQTVVLEPRSPAINSPEFSLGPGNYVILEVRDDGIGMDEATRARIFEPFFTTKNGGRGLGLSALLGIVRAHGGALDVESVPGEGTSFRLYFPLSDAVPVTADSCKECGIPGRWTVLLVDDEREVLEVASQLLQRIGHRVFEALSGEEAIRIYERERAEIDCAVLDLNMPDMNGRALKERLQGLNPELPVVIATGYPDADLLRELGEDGLLVQKPYSPDSLQRKLEKACRRAPGCDRP